Below is a window of Sporosarcina ureae DNA.
AGCGAAGATTTATCTAGACGGTAAACAGTTTATCAAAGCACAAGCCATACTCAACCACGCGATAGAGTCAGCGGTTAATCCCAACTGGCAATGTATTTTAATTACAATGAAAGCACTTGGTTATATTCGGGAAGGGTCTTTAGATCGGGCGGAATTTGAATTGAACAGATCATCAAGTCTAACCTACAAGCAGGCAGAGCCCCGCTTGGAATTCTGGATTCTCGTACGAGCAAGATGGCATATGGAAAAAGGCAATATCCGAAGAGCTCTTTATTATATTGATCAAGTGGCGCAAGAAGCTAAAGAAAATTTTCAATTGACAACTTTAATAGAAGCAAAGGTATTGCGATCAATCTGCATGTGGCAAACCAATAAGAGAAAACTGGCGGTGGAGACACTTCATGAAGCACTCGAATTGGCAGTGAAGTCAGGTTATAAAAGACTATTCATGGATGAAAAAGCATTAAATTCAGTGCTGATCAGTTATATCAAAAGTCGAATGAATTTTGAACGGGCAGAATGGGAGACGGTCCCGCTTGTTTTTGCACAGTCGTTACGCACAGACCATATCACTCGTCCCACAACCACTCATCATAGTAAACCGAAGCTAACTCCGCGAGAGGAAGAGCTGATCAAAGCACTTGCGACAGGTTCAACAAATAAGGAAATAGCTGAACAACTATTCCTTTCAGAGGGAACCGTTAGAGTGTATTTATCGAAGGTGTATAAAAAGCTCAATGTCAGCTCGCGAACTCAAGCTATATTGCAAGTGAAGGATTGGCAGTAGAACTACTATCGACAAAGGGGATGGCTATAATGGTTGTATTAGTAGAATCGAAAATACAAAAGCCTGTTCATTTTGAAAAGTGGATTAGCAGGGAGAGTATGTTCACCGTCCGACATGAGGCGGTACAGTCAAACGTACTATTTATCAGCGCTCCAACGGGTTATGGTAAGACGACATTTTTAACTCGTTGGTCAGAAGAACTTGATGAACATATTGCATGGCTATCAGTCGATGAAAGCGACAATCAAGCACTTCATTTCTTTGGATATATTATCTATACCGTTTATTCAGCGTGTAATTTGCTACCCAAAAAGAAATTACAAAAGAAGTTAGCCAAAGCAGACCGGAATGAACTGGATGCTATGTGGAGCTACTATAAAGAACTAGACAGAGGTAAAGAAAAGCCGATACGATTGATCATCGATGACTTTCATCATATTAATGATCCAGAACTATTGGAAATGATTCAATACTTTGTAGTAAATTTACCGAAATCATTAAAAATTTGCTTCGCCAGTCGCCATCTTCCCCCCTTTACACTCGCACTATGGCAATCCTTATTAACTGTCACTGAAGTTAGAATGCAGCAATTGCGCATTACGGATGATGATATGAAAAGCTACTTGAAACAACACCCTCAACAGCAAGGATCAGTATGGCAAGAGTTTATTCAAACGGAAGGGTGGCCTGCGGGACTTCAAGAGGTTTTACAGTCACAAGGAATATCTCATCAATTGAGGTCTGACAGGCATCGACAATTCACAATGAATGTCCTAACAAATGATTTATGGAGCAATTTTTCAGGCTCCGCACAGCATTTCCTCTTAGTGACATCCATCTTGGACACAATGAATCAACAGATATGTGATGCCTTACTCGAAAGTAAAGAGAGTCTTATTCATTTAAAGAATTTAGAAGAAAAAGGGTTTTTCATAGAAAGTGATTCAGAAATAGATACACAATATCGCTATCATCCACTTTTTGCTGTAGCGCTACGGCAAAACTTGCAGAAAAACCATTCCAAGGAATTTGTATCTGCTTTGCATAGGAAAGCTGCAGGGATATACTTTCGGCAAGGTAATGTTGTGGAAGCCATCACCCATGCCTTAAAGGGGCAAGCGTACCCACTTGCAAGCACTTGGATGATGCATTACGGTGAGGATCTTATAAAAAATAAAAAAACTGCATCTTTTATCTCCTGGTGTAAAGAATTTGAAAAAGTTCATATTCCATTGGCTTTTGATCTTCAACTGCTCTTTGCTTTTGCCCTTCTAGCTGAGCATCAAGTGGATGAAGCAGATCACGTCATGAACCAAATGACGGCGCAAGGGAATCGGAAAGAATGGAATGCTTTTACCGAAAGAAGTCGATCTGCTGCATACGACTATTTCTTAATCAAATCCTATATCACAATCATTCGAATGGGTGGCGTGACAGAAGTAGGACAGTGGCTGCAAAAGGGCTTTGATTTACATGTAGAAAAAAGCTCCAAACTATACGTGCTACCACTTCAATTTAATAAAGTAGAGCCTGTATTATTACGAACACCACTAGGTTCGGCCAAAAAATTAGGCATACAGCAAACTCTACTAGAGATACAATCTTGCCAGACAAATAAACTGTCCATAATAGGTTATTATCATGGTATTCAAGCTGAAACATTGTACGTGACAGGTTCAATAAAAGAAGCTAGACAGCAACAAGTAGAAGCGCTACTTCTAGCACATCATTTCCAAGATCCAGGTCTGTTGATACCTATGTATGTATTGAGTTGTAAATTGCATATAGCGAATGGTGAGATGGAAAAAGCACATGAGACGATCCGAAGCGCTTTACTATATACCGAAGACGGCTATTGGAAAGGGTTTTTATACGCATTCGAAGCATTCCTGCACTTGAAACAAGACCATCTAGAAGATGCAGAAATGGCGCTCTCGATGATACAACGTGACTATGCAGAAGGTATACAGCAACATCCTTTTGTTACGCTTGTAGAAGCAAGACTGCTT
It encodes the following:
- a CDS encoding LuxR C-terminal-related transcriptional regulator; the encoded protein is MVVLVESKIQKPVHFEKWISRESMFTVRHEAVQSNVLFISAPTGYGKTTFLTRWSEELDEHIAWLSVDESDNQALHFFGYIIYTVYSACNLLPKKKLQKKLAKADRNELDAMWSYYKELDRGKEKPIRLIIDDFHHINDPELLEMIQYFVVNLPKSLKICFASRHLPPFTLALWQSLLTVTEVRMQQLRITDDDMKSYLKQHPQQQGSVWQEFIQTEGWPAGLQEVLQSQGISHQLRSDRHRQFTMNVLTNDLWSNFSGSAQHFLLVTSILDTMNQQICDALLESKESLIHLKNLEEKGFFIESDSEIDTQYRYHPLFAVALRQNLQKNHSKEFVSALHRKAAGIYFRQGNVVEAITHALKGQAYPLASTWMMHYGEDLIKNKKTASFISWCKEFEKVHIPLAFDLQLLFAFALLAEHQVDEADHVMNQMTAQGNRKEWNAFTERSRSAAYDYFLIKSYITIIRMGGVTEVGQWLQKGFDLHVEKSSKLYVLPLQFNKVEPVLLRTPLGSAKKLGIQQTLLEIQSCQTNKLSIIGYYHGIQAETLYVTGSIKEARQQQVEALLLAHHFQDPGLLIPMYVLSCKLHIANGEMEKAHETIRSALLYTEDGYWKGFLYAFEAFLHLKQDHLEDAEMALSMIQRDYAEGIQQHPFVTLVEARLLLRKGQWEEALEKTLCVKFEALEERQVVTYIEATILESSCYARMAYWPEMAQSLQDAMAYSKEYGYTQLFVEEDNMEDMLKEYVKLRKQQIDREWTQVPHFYVERLIQATKERNPVLELLTPREQEVFSLLVLGETNYKIAKNLALTEGSVRIYLTSIYEKLCVNSRKQAMLKAYK